In the Advenella kashmirensis WT001 genome, one interval contains:
- a CDS encoding urease subunit alpha: protein MAKISRSEYVASYGPTTGDRIRLADTNLLIEVEKDLCAGGNEAVFGGGKSVRESMGQSCATRAEGTPDLVITGAIILDHWGIIKADVGVRDGRIVALGKAGNPDTMDGVHPDLVIGPSTEIMSGNGLIMTAGAVDTHVHFVGPQMLQIALASGTTTVTGGGSGPTEGSKATLATPGAWWMERMLEGFEPWPVNVLFLGRGNTVSHESLWEQLRAGVGGFKVHEDWGATPAVIDAALQVADASGVQVAIHSDTLNEAGFVEDMLKAVAGRSFHSFHTEGAGGGHAPDIIRIAGEPNVLPASTNPTRPFTRNTVDEHLDMVMVAHHLNPRVPNDLAFAESRVRAGTIAAEDVLHDIGALSIMSSDAQAMGRIGEVVIRTWQTAHRMKQLRGSLPGDTLADNHRARRYVAKYTICPAIAHGLEKHVGSIEVGKMADLVLWQPALFGIRPTIVFKGGMAATAALGDPNASIPTPQPVLERIGFNVYSPAAAATSVAFVSQVAIDDGLAGRLNIKRPLVAIENCRARTKADLPENSALPHIEVDPDSYAVKVDGELIDHEPADEVPMAQRYFLF from the coding sequence ATGGCAAAGATTTCTCGATCTGAATATGTGGCTTCATATGGTCCGACCACGGGTGATCGCATCCGGCTGGCCGATACCAATCTGTTGATCGAAGTCGAAAAAGACCTGTGTGCAGGCGGTAACGAAGCGGTTTTCGGCGGCGGCAAATCGGTGCGCGAGTCGATGGGGCAATCGTGTGCCACACGGGCCGAAGGTACCCCCGATCTGGTGATTACCGGTGCGATTATTCTCGATCACTGGGGCATCATCAAAGCTGATGTGGGGGTGCGAGACGGCCGTATCGTGGCCTTGGGCAAAGCCGGCAACCCTGACACAATGGACGGTGTACATCCTGATCTGGTGATCGGACCGTCTACCGAAATCATGTCGGGCAATGGGCTCATTATGACGGCGGGTGCAGTTGACACCCACGTTCACTTTGTTGGCCCGCAGATGCTGCAAATCGCATTGGCCTCTGGCACTACGACAGTGACAGGGGGCGGTTCGGGGCCGACAGAAGGTTCCAAGGCAACCCTGGCTACGCCAGGGGCGTGGTGGATGGAGCGCATGCTCGAAGGGTTTGAGCCTTGGCCCGTGAATGTACTCTTTCTGGGGCGCGGTAATACGGTATCTCACGAATCCTTGTGGGAGCAATTGCGTGCGGGTGTGGGCGGCTTCAAAGTCCATGAAGACTGGGGCGCCACGCCGGCGGTAATCGATGCAGCGCTTCAGGTCGCAGATGCCTCCGGTGTACAGGTTGCGATTCACTCCGATACCCTTAACGAGGCCGGCTTTGTCGAAGATATGCTCAAAGCCGTTGCCGGCCGCTCGTTCCATTCGTTCCACACCGAAGGTGCCGGCGGCGGGCATGCGCCCGATATTATCCGCATTGCCGGGGAACCCAATGTGTTGCCTGCCTCGACCAACCCGACCCGTCCTTTTACCCGCAATACGGTGGACGAGCATCTGGATATGGTCATGGTGGCGCACCATTTGAATCCGCGGGTCCCTAACGATCTTGCCTTTGCGGAAAGCCGTGTACGGGCGGGCACCATTGCCGCCGAAGATGTGCTGCACGATATTGGCGCGCTTTCGATCATGTCTTCTGATGCGCAGGCCATGGGCCGTATCGGTGAGGTCGTCATCCGTACCTGGCAGACGGCACACCGAATGAAGCAGCTTCGGGGCTCGTTGCCAGGCGATACGCTGGCAGACAATCACCGGGCGCGCCGGTATGTGGCCAAATATACCATTTGCCCTGCCATCGCCCACGGACTGGAAAAGCACGTCGGATCTATCGAAGTCGGAAAAATGGCCGATCTGGTGCTTTGGCAGCCTGCGCTTTTCGGTATACGTCCTACGATTGTATTCAAGGGCGGCATGGCCGCGACCGCAGCGCTTGGCGATCCCAATGCATCCATTCCCACGCCGCAACCGGTGCTTGAGCGCATCGGCTTTAATGTGTATTCGCCGGCAGCCGCCGCTACCAGCGTGGCCTTTGTGTCGCAGGTGGCGATTGATGACGGGCTTGCTGGCCGCTTAAATATCAAGCGCCCTCTGGTCGCTATCGAAAACTGCCGGGCTCGCACGAAGGCCGATCTGCCTGAAAACTCGGCATTGCCGCATATAGAGGTGGATCCCGATAGCTACGCCGTCAAGGTCGACGGTGAACTGATCGATCACGAGCCCGCAGATGAGGTTCCCATGGCTCAACGATATTTTCTATTCTGA
- a CDS encoding urease accessory protein UreF codes for MAHSAALLLLADGRLPAGGYAHSGGLEPTVHIHGLTDVAGLEGFLEGRAATAGLVAASFAAAACRAAQMGQHALLCELDRQLDVRTPSKATRAVSRALGRQLLRAVTSIRSVDVPAQSRRDMHQPVVYGMAAAAFGLAPKEAALIVLHESVAGPAAAAVKVLSVDPFAVQAALARLTDLLDTLAQQAAEHADTPPDDLPALGTPLLDLAAEHHRNWGVRLFAS; via the coding sequence ATGGCGCATAGTGCCGCGCTGTTATTGCTGGCAGACGGACGTCTCCCTGCTGGCGGATATGCCCATTCCGGTGGCCTTGAGCCAACGGTGCATATCCATGGACTGACGGACGTAGCCGGTCTGGAGGGTTTTCTTGAAGGGCGCGCTGCGACTGCCGGTCTGGTGGCTGCATCATTCGCCGCCGCCGCATGCCGGGCTGCCCAGATGGGGCAGCATGCATTGCTTTGCGAACTGGACAGGCAACTGGATGTTCGCACGCCGTCCAAAGCGACACGCGCTGTTTCCAGGGCGCTGGGGCGTCAGCTATTGCGTGCCGTTACCAGTATTCGATCCGTCGACGTGCCTGCACAATCGCGACGCGATATGCATCAGCCCGTCGTATACGGTATGGCGGCCGCGGCATTCGGGCTGGCGCCCAAGGAAGCGGCGCTGATTGTCCTGCATGAATCGGTGGCAGGACCGGCGGCAGCTGCCGTCAAGGTGCTCAGTGTCGATCCGTTCGCCGTGCAGGCGGCGCTGGCGCGTCTGACAGATTTGCTTGATACGCTGGCGCAGCAGGCGGCCGAGCACGCAGACACGCCGCCCGACGATTTGCCGGCCCTGGGCACGCCTTTGCTCGATCTGGCTGCTGAACACCATAGAAATTGGGGGGTACGTCTCTTTGCCTCTTGA
- a CDS encoding urease accessory protein UreD, giving the protein MRPTQSKEPEPQVLRAGSVARVSLVSGAAGPLGGDDFELNVRVGAGSTLLLNEISSMLLLPGARGGRSSMRINIAVEDDATFVWMGEPIIAARGCHHVHTINIELAASARLFMRDELQFGRHKEQPGNLLQNVRVKRDGEPLFCQQQQIGPAAVGWRSCAVLGQHKCMGTVLVVDPQWCAIQPQTHLFAADAALLPLEGPAVMISALAAETWTLRKHLEHGINLLGGRWSVAATEPARDDREAGGDRHKPDQIIPSSETIEQGNNYEYTN; this is encoded by the coding sequence TTGCGTCCTACGCAGTCCAAAGAGCCGGAACCGCAGGTGTTGCGTGCGGGTTCCGTGGCGCGGGTGTCGCTCGTCTCGGGCGCGGCAGGCCCCCTGGGCGGCGATGATTTCGAACTGAATGTTCGCGTGGGAGCAGGTAGTACTTTATTGCTCAATGAGATTTCATCGATGCTGTTACTGCCTGGCGCACGCGGCGGGCGGTCCAGCATGAGGATCAATATCGCCGTTGAAGACGACGCCACGTTTGTCTGGATGGGCGAGCCGATTATTGCTGCACGTGGATGCCACCATGTGCACACAATCAATATTGAACTGGCCGCCAGCGCGCGCCTGTTCATGCGCGACGAACTGCAGTTCGGGCGACACAAGGAGCAACCTGGCAATCTTCTTCAGAACGTGCGCGTTAAACGGGATGGCGAGCCATTGTTCTGCCAGCAACAGCAAATCGGGCCGGCCGCGGTGGGGTGGCGCAGTTGCGCGGTCCTCGGCCAGCACAAGTGTATGGGCACCGTGCTTGTTGTGGACCCGCAATGGTGTGCAATCCAGCCCCAAACCCATTTATTTGCAGCCGATGCTGCGTTATTGCCCCTAGAGGGCCCCGCCGTCATGATCAGTGCGCTGGCGGCGGAAACCTGGACTTTGCGCAAACACCTGGAACACGGTATCAATCTGCTGGGAGGGCGGTGGTCCGTTGCGGCCACTGAGCCCGCCCGAGATGATCGGGAGGCCGGTGGCGACCGGCATAAGCCCGACCAGATTATTCCATCTTCTGAAACTATTGAACAAGGAAACAATTATGAATACACAAACTGA
- the ureG gene encoding urease accessory protein UreG translates to MNTQTENTRTRALRLGVAGPVGTGKSSVVATLCRSLRHEFQIGVITNDIYTDEDARFLRAEGVLPVERIRAVETGACPHTAIRDDVTMNLLAVEDLEKDFAPLDIVLIESGGDNLTATFSPSLVDAQIFVIDVAGGGDVARKGGPGIGRADLLIVNKVDLGEHVDVDVEQMLKDARAARAGAPVLAHSKKYPDTEKALCDWVRHLHEAHVSGTHVPTDPGPMAPHFHATEDGGYTHRHGDEAHPHVHR, encoded by the coding sequence ATGAATACACAAACTGAAAATACGCGTACGCGTGCATTGCGACTGGGCGTTGCAGGACCGGTGGGCACCGGCAAAAGTTCGGTTGTTGCCACGCTGTGCCGAAGCCTGCGTCATGAGTTCCAGATCGGCGTAATCACAAACGACATATACACGGATGAGGATGCCCGCTTCCTGAGAGCCGAAGGCGTGCTGCCGGTCGAGCGCATTCGGGCGGTAGAAACCGGTGCATGCCCGCATACCGCCATCCGCGACGACGTTACGATGAATTTGCTTGCCGTCGAAGATCTGGAGAAAGATTTTGCACCGCTGGATATTGTGCTTATCGAAAGTGGTGGCGATAACCTGACCGCCACTTTTTCACCATCGCTGGTGGATGCGCAGATTTTCGTGATCGATGTAGCCGGTGGCGGCGACGTGGCGCGCAAGGGCGGGCCGGGAATCGGCCGTGCGGATCTGCTTATCGTCAATAAGGTAGACCTTGGAGAGCATGTAGATGTGGACGTCGAGCAAATGCTCAAGGACGCCCGGGCGGCACGAGCGGGTGCACCTGTCCTTGCTCACTCCAAAAAATATCCCGACACTGAAAAGGCACTTTGCGACTGGGTTCGGCATTTGCATGAGGCGCACGTCAGCGGCACGCATGTACCCACAGACCCGGGTCCGATGGCGCCCCATTTTCATGCAACAGAAGACGGCGGCTATACCCATCGACATGGAGATGAAGCGCATCCGCATGTGCATCGTTAA